A window from Bacteroidota bacterium encodes these proteins:
- a CDS encoding SLBB domain-containing protein: MDWKSYQKVLLPDIPDYHKIDVYTRHGGYTQLKRVVKEESWEPKKLIDLVKAANIRGRGGAGFNAGLKWSFMPPKQEGVPRYLACNGDESEPGTFKDRRLFEFNPHLFIEGAILACYAMQMDAAYVYIRGEYADWIDILQTAVDEAYAKGYAGKNLFGTQFSCDVFVHKGAGAYICGEETSLMESLEGKRAYPRSKPPFPAQYGLWGKPTTINNIETLANVPLVLKNGAQWFSSLGAPDHPGPVLYGISGHVNKPGVYEYPTGMLLTDLIYDVAGGIRGGKKIKAVVPGGVSVPVLRADGSTPGWVPTDQYKDMMGGRINVDAHGKPFSIEGVTMNADSLGKAGSAMGTAGILVLDETVDMVRYAYRAAAFYDHESCGQCTPCREGTGWLKSLLAKFVHRQAGTRDLDLLLDLCYNMEGRTICALADAAAWPVRGAILRFQDEFEARVQAAPAVLV; encoded by the coding sequence ATGGACTGGAAAAGCTATCAGAAGGTGCTGCTGCCGGACATACCGGACTACCACAAAATAGACGTGTACACCCGGCACGGGGGCTACACACAGCTGAAGCGCGTGGTAAAAGAGGAAAGCTGGGAGCCTAAAAAGCTGATAGACCTGGTAAAGGCCGCCAACATACGCGGCCGCGGCGGAGCCGGCTTCAACGCCGGCCTTAAGTGGAGCTTTATGCCCCCCAAGCAGGAGGGGGTGCCCCGCTACCTGGCCTGCAATGGCGACGAAAGTGAGCCCGGCACCTTCAAAGACCGCCGCCTCTTCGAGTTCAACCCCCACCTGTTCATAGAGGGCGCCATACTGGCCTGCTACGCCATGCAGATGGACGCGGCCTATGTGTACATCCGCGGTGAGTATGCCGACTGGATAGACATCCTGCAAACAGCAGTAGACGAGGCCTATGCCAAGGGCTATGCGGGCAAGAACCTGTTTGGCACCCAGTTTAGCTGCGACGTATTCGTGCACAAGGGTGCCGGTGCCTACATATGTGGCGAAGAGACCAGCCTGATGGAGAGCCTGGAGGGCAAGCGGGCCTACCCGCGCAGCAAGCCGCCGTTCCCGGCCCAGTACGGCCTGTGGGGCAAGCCTACCACCATCAACAACATAGAGACCCTGGCCAACGTACCCCTGGTGCTGAAAAACGGCGCCCAGTGGTTTAGCAGCCTGGGTGCGCCCGATCATCCCGGCCCCGTGCTCTACGGCATCAGCGGCCATGTAAACAAGCCCGGCGTGTACGAGTACCCCACCGGCATGCTGCTTACCGACCTGATCTACGATGTAGCTGGCGGCATCCGCGGCGGCAAAAAGATAAAGGCCGTGGTGCCCGGTGGTGTATCGGTACCCGTGCTGCGGGCCGACGGCAGCACACCCGGCTGGGTACCCACCGACCAGTACAAAGACATGATGGGCGGTCGCATCAACGTGGATGCCCACGGCAAACCCTTCAGCATAGAGGGCGTAACCATGAACGCTGACAGCCTGGGCAAGGCCGGATCGGCCATGGGTACGGCCGGCATCCTGGTGCTGGATGAAACGGTAGACATGGTGCGCTATGCCTACCGCGCCGCCGCCTTTTACGACCACGAGAGCTGTGGCCAGTGCACCCCCTGCCGCGAGGGCACCGGCTGGCTGAAGAGCCTGCTGGCCAAGTTTGTACACCGCCAGGCCGGCACCCGCGACCTGGACCTGCTGCTAGACCTGTGCTACAACATGGAGGGCCGCACCATCTGCGCCCTGGCCGATGCCGCCGCCTGGCCCGTACGCGGTGCTATCCTGCGCTTTCAGGACGAGTTTGAGGCCCGGGTGCAGGCTGCGCCAGCCGTGCTGGTGTAG
- a CDS encoding DUF4433 domain-containing protein — MASSTANTDYTQLFIYRITHRDNIPYLLEKGICSSNSLNVSPSYVNIGHKEVIEKRNATPVRIDGYGVLHDYVSFYFTPHSVMLYNIKTGYGNVEQRPQNEIVILQASIMCVIASGQRFFFTDGQGNARITKHLANPTDLDKIDWPLIRKRDFKNEPQDMDKHRRYQAEFHVHGCVPVSCIHKIVAYDTETTTFVEREVNKNGLSIPVQEDTKYYF; from the coding sequence ATGGCTAGCAGTACAGCTAATACAGACTACACACAGCTATTCATCTACCGTATTACCCATAGGGACAATATACCCTATCTACTGGAAAAAGGTATTTGTTCGTCCAATAGTCTTAATGTTTCACCAAGTTATGTGAATATTGGCCATAAGGAGGTGATCGAAAAACGGAATGCTACGCCAGTAAGAATAGATGGGTATGGTGTATTGCACGACTATGTGTCCTTTTATTTTACCCCACACTCGGTAATGTTGTACAACATCAAAACCGGCTATGGGAATGTTGAGCAACGGCCCCAGAATGAGATAGTGATATTACAGGCTTCTATTATGTGTGTTATTGCGAGTGGACAGCGCTTCTTCTTCACCGATGGCCAAGGCAATGCTCGCATCACTAAACACTTAGCCAACCCAACGGATCTGGATAAAATCGATTGGCCGTTGATACGTAAACGTGATTTTAAAAACGAGCCGCAGGACATGGATAAGCACCGAAGATACCAGGCCGAATTTCATGTACATGGGTGCGTACCCGTTAGCTGCATCCATAAGATCGTTGCTTACGACACAGAAACCACTACTTTTGTAGAGAGGGAAGTAAATAAGAATGGGCTTTCCATTCCCGTACAGGAAGACACAAAGTATTACTTCTGA
- a CDS encoding Eco57I restriction-modification methylase domain-containing protein, with translation MLFTEQPLLQTLPLEWRARTVELGELETFVAALQQLLAGLNDKETEEHNKNLVRDFLKAAFAADYADTNTKGRVDLAVYQDGMPVVLIEAKAPGKHADFPTPGDLNTKALHELVRYYMAERLEHANNRITQLIITNGLEWYILQAQDVERHFYEHTAFRKAYQSWAKGDLTSQKTDHFYKEIARPHIAQLEAELPYLYLNLRELGTLPESLAQLRNHSTWLQAFRVLHPHHLLKKPLPNRGNTLNRPFYEELLHVLGLQEEGTKNPKPITRLPEAERQPGALMENVVATMVAKGKKLLEREPLMSMVPTYGTTYDEQVFNMAFELVSTWLNRILFLKLLEGQLVSYHVNNKGEPGDARQAFLHTKKIPDFFALRDLFFQVLAERPEQREQELKELFGHVPYLNSSLFERTALEEATGIEISSLYPHRRLLPYRKTVLRVKPDTPLDFLPYLFDFLDAYDFSTVEVREVRAGNRGLIDARVLGLVFEKLNGYKDGSFYTPSFVTMFMAREAVQRAVVNSLNRELKWDCPDYAALRDRVECLKKEERPRVSGLIRQLRVVDPAVGSGHFLVSVLNQLIYTLWELELLYYHDSARGKDSDKLVLPARYTFSIVEDELLLADQNGDRLRYHLGRDGKPNAEVQALQETLFHLKQELIENCLFGVDLNPASVYICRLRLWIELLKHAYYAAPHYRHMETLPNLDINIKPGNSLASKFRLHLPFVETRNEEISLALYLSSVHAYKHEKDIEEKGRLTAYIDKVKKHFTKSFRVQKNDPLEVKRTQLESQLMELTGLGMERLLLSIMEVWSDESRKKKIEKITSQIQEIEQEIKKKETGILWRNAFEWRFEYPEVLDERGDFAGFDLVIGNPPYIRQEQIQHLKRVLEQNYDTYTGRADIYVFFFELGYQLLRPGGTLAYITSNKFMRAGYGEKLRAYLQQHMAIRTLVDFGDLPVFDEAIAYPAIYVGEKRQPEPEGSGLLALTVTDKAEMKTFAQLYDTQALRLAQQQLEPTAWRLEDPQVSRLLDKMRRAGTPLGEYVSGKIFYGIKTGLNEAFVVDAATKDRLIAEDPRSIEVLKPFLRGRDIKRYEKPVAETWLILLPKGITIKSARDGEPLPAFLQGTVVEEAPARYGTIAYEEAEEWLKGSYPAIYKWLLPFREKAEARANQGDFWWELGACSYYPEFLKPKIEVPAIVSRSSCTLDTQGAFSNDKTTIITGEKVLLVLPLLNSRAAEFFMKCISPTRQNDYYEYKPVYLARIPIPKASKAQQKNLEKLAQQVMDAKAQGADTANLEAQIDTLVYELYSLSTDEIALIEQG, from the coding sequence ATGCTTTTTACCGAACAGCCCCTGCTGCAAACACTGCCCCTGGAATGGCGCGCCCGTACGGTAGAGCTGGGTGAGCTGGAAACCTTTGTAGCGGCACTGCAGCAGCTGCTGGCGGGCCTGAATGACAAGGAGACCGAAGAGCACAACAAAAACCTGGTGCGCGACTTCCTGAAGGCAGCCTTTGCTGCCGACTATGCCGATACCAACACCAAGGGCCGGGTAGACCTGGCCGTGTACCAGGACGGGATGCCCGTGGTGCTGATAGAGGCCAAGGCACCCGGCAAGCATGCGGACTTCCCTACGCCCGGCGACCTGAACACCAAGGCGCTGCACGAGCTGGTGCGCTACTACATGGCCGAACGCCTAGAGCACGCCAACAACCGCATCACCCAGCTGATCATCACCAACGGGCTGGAGTGGTATATCCTGCAAGCGCAAGACGTGGAGCGCCACTTCTACGAGCACACAGCCTTTCGCAAAGCCTACCAGAGCTGGGCCAAGGGCGACCTGACCAGCCAGAAGACGGACCACTTCTACAAAGAAATAGCCCGCCCCCACATAGCGCAGCTGGAGGCCGAGCTGCCCTACCTGTACCTGAACCTGCGCGAGCTGGGCACCCTGCCCGAAAGCCTGGCACAGCTGCGCAACCATAGCACCTGGCTACAGGCCTTCCGGGTGCTGCACCCCCACCACCTGCTGAAAAAGCCGCTGCCCAACCGAGGCAATACGCTGAACCGCCCCTTCTACGAGGAGCTGCTACATGTGCTGGGCCTGCAGGAGGAGGGCACCAAAAACCCCAAGCCCATCACCCGCCTGCCCGAAGCTGAGCGGCAGCCCGGCGCGCTGATGGAGAATGTGGTGGCCACCATGGTGGCCAAAGGCAAAAAGCTGCTGGAGCGCGAGCCCCTGATGTCGATGGTGCCCACCTATGGCACCACCTATGACGAGCAGGTGTTCAATATGGCCTTTGAGCTGGTGAGCACCTGGCTGAACCGCATCCTCTTCCTCAAGCTGCTGGAGGGCCAGCTGGTAAGCTACCATGTGAACAACAAGGGCGAACCCGGCGATGCCCGGCAGGCTTTTCTCCATACCAAAAAGATACCCGACTTCTTTGCCCTGCGCGATCTCTTCTTCCAGGTGCTAGCCGAGCGGCCCGAACAGCGCGAGCAGGAGCTGAAGGAGCTCTTTGGCCATGTGCCGTACCTAAACAGTTCGCTCTTTGAGCGCACAGCGCTGGAGGAGGCCACGGGCATAGAAATCAGCAGCCTGTACCCCCACCGCAGGCTGCTGCCCTACCGCAAAACGGTGCTGCGGGTAAAACCCGACACACCCCTAGACTTTCTGCCCTACCTGTTCGACTTTCTGGATGCCTACGACTTTAGCACCGTGGAGGTACGCGAGGTGCGGGCGGGCAACCGTGGCCTGATAGACGCACGGGTGCTGGGCCTGGTATTTGAGAAGCTGAATGGCTACAAAGACGGCTCCTTCTACACCCCCAGCTTTGTTACCATGTTTATGGCCCGCGAGGCGGTGCAGCGCGCTGTGGTGAACAGCCTGAACCGCGAGCTGAAGTGGGACTGCCCGGACTATGCCGCCCTGCGCGACCGTGTGGAGTGCCTGAAGAAGGAGGAACGACCCCGGGTGTCGGGCCTCATCCGCCAGCTGCGGGTGGTAGACCCCGCCGTGGGCAGCGGCCACTTCCTGGTATCGGTGCTGAACCAGCTGATATACACCCTGTGGGAGCTGGAGCTGCTGTACTACCACGACAGTGCCAGGGGCAAAGACAGCGACAAGCTGGTGCTGCCCGCACGCTACACCTTCAGCATCGTGGAGGACGAGCTACTGCTGGCAGACCAAAATGGAGACCGCCTGCGCTACCACCTGGGCCGAGACGGAAAGCCCAACGCCGAGGTGCAGGCCCTGCAAGAAACCCTCTTCCACCTGAAGCAGGAGCTGATAGAGAACTGCCTATTTGGCGTGGACCTCAACCCCGCATCTGTATACATCTGCCGCCTGCGCCTGTGGATAGAGCTGCTGAAGCACGCCTACTATGCCGCGCCCCACTATCGGCATATGGAAACCCTGCCCAACCTGGATATCAACATCAAGCCGGGAAACAGCCTGGCCAGCAAGTTCCGATTGCACCTACCGTTTGTTGAAACCCGAAACGAAGAAATCTCGCTGGCACTGTACTTAAGCAGTGTGCATGCCTATAAGCACGAAAAAGATATAGAAGAAAAAGGGCGGCTTACTGCGTATATCGATAAGGTAAAAAAACACTTCACAAAATCATTCCGGGTACAAAAAAACGACCCGCTTGAAGTAAAGAGAACTCAGCTTGAATCCCAGCTGATGGAACTGACAGGCCTGGGGATGGAAAGACTTCTGTTAAGTATTATGGAAGTATGGTCCGATGAGTCCAGAAAAAAGAAGATTGAAAAAATAACCAGCCAAATCCAAGAGATAGAGCAGGAGATAAAGAAAAAGGAAACGGGCATCCTCTGGAGAAATGCTTTTGAATGGCGGTTCGAGTACCCGGAGGTGCTGGACGAGCGGGGCGACTTTGCGGGCTTCGACCTCGTGATCGGCAACCCGCCCTACATACGCCAGGAGCAGATACAGCACCTGAAGCGTGTGCTGGAGCAGAACTACGACACCTACACCGGCAGGGCTGATATATATGTCTTCTTCTTCGAGCTGGGCTACCAGCTGCTGCGGCCCGGTGGCACCCTGGCCTACATTACCAGCAACAAGTTTATGCGCGCGGGCTATGGCGAAAAGCTGCGCGCCTACCTACAGCAGCACATGGCCATCCGCACGCTGGTCGACTTTGGCGACCTGCCAGTGTTTGACGAGGCCATAGCCTACCCCGCTATCTACGTAGGCGAAAAACGACAGCCCGAACCCGAGGGCAGCGGCCTGCTGGCCCTCACCGTGACAGACAAGGCCGAGATGAAAACCTTTGCCCAGCTGTACGACACCCAGGCCCTGCGGCTGGCCCAGCAGCAGCTGGAGCCCACCGCCTGGCGGCTGGAAGACCCGCAGGTGAGCCGCCTGCTAGACAAGATGCGCCGTGCCGGCACCCCCCTGGGCGAGTATGTGAGCGGCAAGATATTTTACGGCATCAAGACCGGCCTGAACGAAGCCTTTGTGGTGGATGCCGCCACCAAAGACCGTCTGATAGCCGAAGACCCCCGCAGCATCGAGGTGCTGAAGCCCTTCCTGCGGGGTAGGGACATCAAGCGGTACGAAAAGCCGGTGGCAGAGACCTGGCTGATCCTGCTACCCAAAGGCATTACCATCAAAAGCGCGCGCGACGGCGAACCCCTTCCTGCTTTTTTACAGGGAACGGTGGTGGAAGAGGCACCCGCCCGCTATGGCACCATCGCCTACGAAGAAGCGGAGGAGTGGCTAAAGGGAAGCTATCCCGCTATATACAAATGGCTGTTGCCCTTTAGGGAGAAGGCGGAAGCACGCGCAAACCAGGGCGACTTCTGGTGGGAACTGGGAGCTTGTAGCTATTATCCCGAATTTCTGAAGCCCAAAATTGAAGTGCCCGCCATTGTCTCGCGCAGTAGCTGTACGCTAGACACACAGGGGGCTTTTTCGAATGACAAAACCACCATCATAACGGGTGAAAAAGTATTGCTAGTATTACCCCTATTGAACAGCAGGGCGGCAGAGTTCTTTATGAAGTGTATCTCGCCTACTCGCCAAAATGATTATTATGAGTACAAGCCCGTCTATCTCGCCAGGATTCCCATCCCCAAAGCCAGCAAAGCGCAGCAGAAGAACCTGGAAAAGCTGGCCCAGCAGGTAATGGATGCCAAGGCGCAGGGCGCAGATACCGCAAACCTGGAGGCGCAGATAGACACCCTGGTGTACGAGCTGTACAGCCTCAGCACAGATGAAATCGCACTAATAGAACAGGGCTAG
- a CDS encoding macro domain-containing protein — protein MGKGIALQFKEAFPANFKAYREASKHNELAPGKLLVLRDKNLQYGEKIIINFPTKTHWKGASKYEYIESGLVALRKLLLKGEIQSIAIPPLGCGQGGLDWARVKLMILEHLQGLETVIDVYEPNSEIKATLQAQPMHKKPVKLTRARAMLLYALFHYEQLGEQSSPFSANKLAYFLQRLGEPMKLEFKPYIYGPYDEKVTHVLYALNGQYLKGLEQKQAKSFEPLLLDYSKWKEVSTYVAEQLNEAEQDRLQRLIQLLTGFESELSLELLATVDFILARNPEYNQKQVMEAIRRWNRRKERLFKEEYVQIAYNHWVEHQALFSN, from the coding sequence ATGGGTAAAGGTATTGCTTTGCAATTCAAGGAAGCCTTCCCTGCTAACTTCAAGGCTTATCGCGAAGCCAGCAAGCACAATGAGCTGGCGCCTGGTAAACTGCTAGTACTACGCGATAAAAATCTACAGTATGGGGAGAAGATCATCATCAACTTCCCTACCAAAACGCACTGGAAAGGTGCCTCCAAATATGAGTATATAGAGAGCGGGCTGGTAGCACTACGTAAGCTACTGCTAAAGGGTGAGATACAGAGCATTGCCATTCCGCCACTGGGCTGTGGCCAAGGTGGGCTGGATTGGGCCCGTGTAAAGCTGATGATACTAGAGCATCTGCAGGGCCTGGAAACAGTAATCGACGTATATGAACCCAATAGCGAAATCAAGGCTACATTACAAGCCCAGCCTATGCATAAAAAGCCTGTTAAGCTGACCCGGGCCAGGGCTATGCTACTCTATGCCTTGTTTCACTATGAGCAGCTGGGTGAACAGAGCAGCCCTTTTTCGGCCAATAAACTGGCTTACTTTCTGCAAAGACTAGGAGAGCCTATGAAATTGGAGTTCAAGCCTTACATTTATGGCCCCTACGATGAGAAAGTAACACATGTGCTTTATGCATTAAATGGGCAATATCTAAAGGGGTTGGAGCAGAAACAGGCCAAATCTTTTGAGCCCCTACTACTAGACTACAGCAAATGGAAAGAGGTGAGCACCTATGTGGCAGAGCAGCTGAATGAGGCAGAGCAAGACCGCCTTCAGCGACTAATACAATTGCTTACCGGGTTTGAGAGCGAACTATCACTTGAGCTTCTAGCTACAGTAGACTTTATACTGGCCCGTAACCCTGAATACAACCAAAAACAGGTAATGGAAGCTATACGCCGGTGGAACCGGCGCAAAGAGCGCTTGTTTAAGGAAGAGTATGTACAAATAGCATATAACCATTGGGTAGAGCACCAGGCACTTTTCAGCAATTGA
- a CDS encoding class I SAM-dependent DNA methyltransferase, which translates to MKTQHVETIPIPKATKAQQKNLEKLAQQVMTAKAQGENTESLEAQIDAIVYQLYGLSTDEIALIAQG; encoded by the coding sequence ATGAAAACACAACATGTTGAGACTATCCCCATCCCCAAAGCCACCAAGGCGCAGCAGAAGAACCTGGAAAAGCTGGCCCAGCAGGTAATGACCGCCAAGGCGCAGGGCGAAAATACCGAAAGCCTGGAGGCGCAGATAGACGCTATCGTATACCAGCTGTACGGGCTTAGCACAGATGAAATCGCACTAATAGCACAGGGCTAG